Proteins encoded together in one Entomobacter blattae window:
- a CDS encoding Gp138 family membrane-puncturing spike protein, with protein MADQRYYGFASINDMQSEFNAHDFMTAQHIRQNVNTSIPARVVKVDKAKKRLTCTPMVHQITPTGEVIAHGKIFDVPYGYVQGGNCLIQVDPVEGDIGFVCFSQRDITRVKRNLKEDAPETLRTHAWEDAVFIQHLHSEEKVAHVIHLDPQEGITISSSQPVKIMADIEVKGSITVEGNLKLTGQVTATGDVKAGSISLQNHTHGGVRSGEGTTGKAE; from the coding sequence ATGGCTGATCAACGTTATTATGGTTTTGCCAGTATCAACGATATGCAAAGTGAGTTCAATGCTCACGATTTTATGACTGCACAGCATATCCGCCAGAATGTTAATACCTCTATTCCCGCTCGTGTGGTCAAGGTTGATAAGGCCAAAAAGCGCCTAACCTGCACCCCCATGGTGCACCAGATCACTCCCACAGGAGAGGTGATTGCCCATGGGAAGATATTTGATGTGCCTTATGGCTATGTTCAGGGGGGCAATTGTCTCATCCAGGTTGATCCGGTGGAAGGAGATATTGGTTTTGTCTGCTTTTCCCAACGTGATATTACCCGCGTTAAACGAAACCTGAAAGAAGATGCCCCAGAAACATTGCGTACCCATGCCTGGGAAGATGCGGTCTTTATCCAGCATCTCCATTCTGAGGAGAAAGTGGCCCATGTTATTCACCTTGATCCCCAAGAGGGGATTACCATTTCCTCTTCTCAGCCGGTTAAAATTATGGCCGATATCGAGGTGAAAGGTAGCATCACTGTTGAGGGGAACCTCAAGCTGACTGGCCAGGTCACAGCTACTGGTGATGTTAAGGCTGGGTCTATCAGCTTGCAAAACCATACCCATGGGGGTGTGCGTTCAGGTGAGGGTACAACGGGGAAGGCGGAGTAG